Part of the Paeniglutamicibacter sulfureus genome, CGGCATCACCGACGGCGACCTGCTGCGCGGGGTGCGGTACAAGAACAACCGCATCCACACCCAGTCGATCGTGATGCGCTCCAAGTCGGGCACCATCCGCATCGTCGACGGCGAGCACCAGTCCGACAAGTGGGAAGCCTACACGCGCTAGACCACACCGGCGGCAGTGCCGCGCGGACATGGCGAGGCCCGGCAGGAAGTGATTCCTGCCGGGCCTCGCTGCGTCTTGGCTGCCGCAGGACCTAGGAGAGCGGCTGCGGCGTCACGGCGAAGGCGCGCCCCGCCGCATTGGCGCTGCGCCGAGCCATGGCCGGGGCCTCGTTGGCGCCGATGAACAGCGAGTCGCCGCGGCGCAGGAGCTCGTCCCCGCGCGGGGTGTCGATGAGCACCTCTCCCTCGATGCAGAGCACGATGACCGGGCCGTTGGCGGCCACCGGCACGTCCCCGCCGCCCATGTCGGCGGCATCGGACACGGCGGCCAGCTCGATGTGCTGGAGCTGGAACTCGGCAAAGGGCGGGGTGAAGACCTGTTGGCCGTACATGGTCTCGGTGGCTTCCAGATGCGGGACGCCCAGGGCCTCGAAGCTGCTGACGCGCAGCAGCTCGGGCACGTCGATGTGCTTGGGGGTCAATCCGCCGCGCAGCACGTTGTCGGAGTTGGCCATGACCTCCACGCCGAGCCCGCGCAGGTAGGCGTGCACGTTTCCGGCACCCAGGTAGATGGCCTGCCCGGGTTCCAGCACCACCAGGTTCAGCAGCAGCGAGACCAGCACGCCGATGTCTTCCGGATAGTGTTCGTTGATCCGTGGCAGCTCCGCCAGCGAGGGGTGTTCGGCCAGTGCAGGGTTCGCTTCCACGGCGCGCAGCGCGGCGGCACCAAGCCGCCCAAGCTCCGGGGATCCGCCGAGCAGGTATTCGCAGCTCGAGCGCAGCGCCTCGGACTCGTCGGGGTTCGAGAGCAGCGAGACGATCTTGGCGCAGGTTTCCGCCGGCTCGGCTTCCAGCGCCGCGCCCAGGGTGCCAAAGAGACCGGCGGTCTCCGCGGGGGAGCGGAAGCCGCTCAAGGCGGCGAAATCGGTCAGCGCGTAGATCATTTCCGGCTTGTGCGAGCCGTCGCGGTAGTTGCGCCGGGGAGCATCGGAGGCCAGGCCCGCGGCATTCTCCGCCGCGTAACCGGCGGCTGCCTGCTCGGCGGAGGGGTGCACCTGGATGGACAGCGGCTTGCCCGCTGCCAGCAGCTTCATCAGGAACGGCAGCCGGCCGTATGCACCGGCCACCTCGGGACCCAGCAGCCCCTGGGGGTCGGCGGCTATCAGCCGGTCCAGGCCGGTGTCCACGCCACCGGGCTGTCCATCGGAGGCCAGCGAAGGAGCGGAGGGGTGGGCGCCGAGCCACATTTCGGCCTCCGGCTTGCCGCTGGGATCGGTGCCCAGAAGCCCGCTGATGGCGCCGGTGGATCCCCAGGCATAATCACGGATGGTGTTTGTCAGGCGATACATCGTTGTCCTTCAGGCTATGGGGATTTATGTGCCCGGACGGGTCAGGGCACCGAGCATTCGTTGTTGTTGGCTGCGATTTTTGCCAGCAGGTCGGTGCGGCCGATTTGCTCGAGGGTGACCAGGTAGCGCTCGGTCAGCTCCGACCCGTCGGGCTGTGCCGTGGGTGCGTCGGAGGGTGCCGTGTTGATCTTGCCGGGCTCGGAATTCCGCTCGGTCCCGGAATCCTTGGTCGACTTTGCCGGGGCGGAGGATTCCTTCTCCTTGGCCGATTCCTTGGTTGCCTCCGCGGACTTCTTGGCCGGGGATTCGTTTTGCGCGGCGATGAGTTCGTCGATGCGCGAGTGGATCTCGTCGAACTTCGGGTAGGTGGAGAATTTGTCGCCCGCGGACCCGAAGTCGGGGGCACCCAGGGTCAGGCGCTTGAACGGGGTCTGGCGGGCCTTGTCGGCCAGGTTCAGGAACGATCCGAGCTGCTGCTGCGGAATGTCGGTTTCCACCAGTTGCTCGCCGGCATCCATGATCGAGGTGAAGCGCGTGAGCATGGTCTTGGGGCTGAACTGGGAAATCATGGCCTGTTGCAGGCACTGCTGGCGCGCGATGCGGTGGTAATCGGAGGTGAAGTCGCGCGAGCGGGCGAACCAGAGGGCCTGCTTCCCGGTGAGCGTCTGCTCGCCGGGGGCGAACCAGTGGGTGTTGACCGAGGAGTTGGGCCAGCTCTTGCCGTTGTAGGGGACCCAGCCGCCGGAGTCGACCTTGACCCCGCCCATGGCGTTGATGAACCCGGCGAACCCGGCCATGTCGATCATCACGTACGACTGGACCTTCAGACCCGTGCTGCCCTCGATGGCGTCCATGGTGGCTTCCGCACCGGGGTTGGCCGCATCCGGGTACAGGTCGGCGTGGTTGTCGGTGGCGTCGCGATAGATCGCGTTGAACAGGCACTCGTCCCCGCAGTTGTACCCCTCGGGGTAGATCTTGCGCATGGGGGAGTCCTTGGAGAACTGGGCGTTCTGCATATTGCGCGGGATGGAGATCAGCAACGACTTGCCGGTCTTGGCATCGACGGACAGCAGCGACATGGAATCGGTGCGTACCCCCTCGCGGTTGCCCGCCGAGTCGGCGCCGAACACGGCGATGTTGTAGCGTCCGTCAACCGGCTTGAAGGCAGGTCCGGCGGTAAAGACGCTGGAGATGGTCTCGCGGCCCTTGTTCATCACGAATGCGCCGTAGCCCAGGGACCCGGTGATGGCCAGGGCCACCACCAGCAACGTGGCGGTCAGCCCGATCCTGGCCCCGGGGGCCAGATACCGGGGGCGGATGATCGCCAGCGTGTTCAGGAACATCAAGAGCCAGCCGGCCGCCAGCACCACCAGCAGCAACGAGGATCCCAGCTGCACCCAGGCCTGGGCAAAGAATCCAAGCAGCCAGTCGCGTTTGAGCAGTGCGAGCGCCAGCACCACCAGGAGCAAAGCCCAGCAGGTGATGGTGACGCGCATGACGAACCCGCCAAGGGCGCGATTCCCGGAAACCCATTGGGCGCTGCCGGGGAAGAACGTTGTCAGCAGCAGCAGGAACAGTGCGCGCTTGGAACGCACCGGTGCCGGGGCCGAGACGGGGTCCGGTAGCAGGTCGGGGTCGTGGGACGAGCGGCGGGTCGATGTCATAGGGGTCCTTACGCGCCGGGGGCTTCGGAGGCGACGGCGGCCCGCAGGGCGGCGCCCTTGTCGGCTGCGACCTGGCGCAGCTCGGCGGCGAAGTCGATGAGTTTTTCCTGCAGTGCGGCGGCGAGCTCGTCAGTGCCGGTGGCGAGCATCCGCACTGCCAGCAGGCCGGCGTTGCGTGCCCCGCCGATGGAGACGGTGGCGACCGGCACGCCGGCGGGCATCTGGACGATGGAGAGCAACGAGTCCATGCCGTCGAGCGTCTTCAGCGGCACCGGAACGCCGATGACCGGCAGCGGGGTGACCGAGGCGAGCATGCCCGGCAGGTGGGCGGCGCCGCCGGCTCCGGCAATGATCACGCGGATGCCGCGGGTGTGGGCTTCCTTGCCGTAGGCGATCATGTCCTCGGGCATGCGGTGGGCGGAGACGACGTCGGCTTCGAAGGGGATGCCGAATTCGCGCAGCGCCTCGGCGGCCAGCTTCATGACGGGCCAGTCCGAGTCGGAGCCCATGACCAGGGAAACCAGGGGTGCGGGGGTGCTCAAGAAGTTTGTCCTTCGGTGGTGGATGCGGGGGCCGGGGAAGGCACGCCGTCACGGATCAATGAGGCCACGGTGTTGGCGCGGGCGCGCAGCGAGTCAACGGATTCCCCGGGTTCGGAGACCACGTTGACGTGGCCGATCTTGCGTCCCGGACGCACGGACTTGCCGTAGGCGTGGACCTTCACGCGCGGTTCGGCGGCCAAGGCGGCCTGAAACGCGGTGAACAGGTCCTGGTTGGCCCCGCCGAGGTAATTCTTCATCACGGTGGTCTCGGCCAGTGCGTCGGTGGCTCCCAGCGGCAGGTCAAGGACCGCGCGCAGGTGCTGTTCGAACTGGCTGGTGATCGAGCCGTTCATGGTCCAGTGTCCGGTGTTGTGCGGGCGCATGGCAAGTTCGTTGATGACGAACCCGGCACCGGAGCCGGGGGTCTCGAAGAGTTCGGCTGCCATCACGCCGGTGACGCCGAAGGCCTCGGCGATGCGCAGTGCCGCCTGCTCGGCTGCCGCCTCGACGGCCGGGTCCAGGCCCGGTGCGGGGGCAATGACTTCGTCGCAGACGCCGTCGACCTGGATGGTGTGCACCACTGGCCAGGCCTTGGCCTCGCCGCCGGGGTTGCGGGCAACAAGGGCGGAGAGTTCGCGCGTGAAGGCGACCTTGTCCTCGGCCAGCAGTGCGCCGTTGCCGAACCAATCCGCCGCCGCGCGGGCATCTTCTTCCGTCTCGATCATGCGCACGCCCTTGCCGTCATAGCCGCCGCGAGGGGTCTTCAGCACGATCGGCCAGCCGATCTTCTGGCCGAAGGCCACCAGCTCATCAACGGTTTCCACCGCTGCCCACTCGGGGTTGGGCAGGCCCAGCGCGGCGATGGCCTCGCGCATCACGAGCTTGTCCTGGGCATGGATCAGCGCGGCCGGGCGCGGCTGGACGTTGACGCCTTCGGCGATCAGCGCCTGCAGGTGCTCATTGGGCACGTGCTCGTGGTCGAACGTCAGGACATCGACTCCGCGGGCGAATTCACGTAGCGTCGCCAAATCCGTATAGTCACCTACCGGGGCGGAAGCAACACTGCGCGCGGCAGAGACATCCGGGCCCTCGGCCAGGATGCGTAGTTCGAAGCCGAGATTCAGGGCCTCGGGAGCCATCATTCGGGCAAGTTGGCCTCCGCCAACAACGCCAATCACTGGAAACATCACCCGCTTAGCCTACCGAACGCGGGGCCCAACCTATGTTGTCCATGGCGAGTTTGGACACCATTGGCGGTGAACATTCAGTGAACCGCATTAGAATAGTTTGGTTGGCCGTCCAGGGAAATGACGGCCCAACCGCACCGGACGCGCAGCAGCGAGCCACGCGGCATACGGTGCATTGAGACGAATCCATGGAGGATCATGCTGAAAGAGATCTGGCGCAAACTCTTGGGCCTGGCGTCCATGATGTGGCGCGAAGTCGCCAAATTCGGCGTGGTCGGGGGTGTCGCGTTCATCATCGACTCGGGCATCTACCTGTGGATGCTCGAGGGGCCCATGGATGACTCCGAGGTCAAGGCAAAAATCATTGCCGGCGTCGTGGCCACGATGTTTTCGTGGGTGGCCAACCGCTTCTGGACCTTCCGCCATCGCCGGCAGGCCAACGTGGTGCGCGAGCTCGTAATGTTCCTCATCATGAACGCCATCGGGCTGGGAATCGCCGCAGCATGTGTGTTCATCACCAAGTACTGGATCGGCCTGACCGACACCACCAGCCTGTTTATTGCGGGTTCCGTGGTCGGCCTGGTGCTGGGCACGATCTTCCGGTTCTTCGCCTACCGTTTCTGGGTCTTTGGCGAGGAAATGGATGCCGAAGAGGAATTCGCCCACGACCGCGAGCTGCTGCACGTCGGCCTCGAGCCGGCTGATGCGGAGCGTGGCGCTTCCGCGCCGCCCCGGGCCCCGGGAACGCCTGACGGCGTCGTCTAGTGCCGGTGGGCCCGGCACGTTGATACCTACAGCCCCGGGATGTTCCCCCTCTTGCTTCTCCACCACCGGTGGAGGGAAAAGCCAGGGAGCATCCCGGGGTTTTTCATGCCCGCCGGAGGCCGGGCCCTTGGCTTGCGGCCTATGATTCCCGATCCAGGCGCGTCACCACGCGTTCGCCGCCGAGCAGCGAGTCGCTGATCTTTACGCCGTCTTCCACCAGAACCACAGGGTTCCCCGCGCTCCACAGCGACACCAGGACCGGAAGGAGCCGTTCCAGCGGCCACGCGGTGCTCAGCAGGGTGGTGCCGCTTGCCCCGGTTTCGGGCAGCTCGGCGAACAGCTGGGTGTAGGCCATCGAGCCGGCGGGCCCCTGCAATGCCGTGGCGGACGTATCGATGGGGGAGGGGTTGAACGAATCCGCGTAGGCGCGGACCTCTGAGGCGTAATCGGTGGCACCAACCGGCAGCGGGCCGTCGAAGGCCATGGCCAGGGCCGGCAGGGGAACGGCGATGACCTCGACGCTGCCGTTGACTGCTAGGGTTTCCGTGTCGGCGGTAATAAATATGTCGACATCTCCGGGATCCGTTCCGGGGGCCACGCAGCGCACTTCGGCGCCCAGGTGCCAGCACGCCAAGGCCAGCGCCGCGGACTTCCAATGGCCGGGCATGTCGGTGGCAACAATGCTCCCCGGGGCTAAATCGAATTCTTCGTGCAATAGGTTCGCGCTCTTGGCGACCCAGTTGTCAAAAACGCGTCCACTGAGTTCCACGCGTTCCCCGCCCTGGGAGTACCAGGTCAGGTACGGGTGGGTGGAATGGCGCATTGGAGCGAGCAGTGATTCGACGGGAGATAACGAGTTGGTATCAATGGTCATGGGAAGCTCCTTGTCAAGCCTGTGAATTCCCCGGGAATCCGGGGTTGGGCAAAATCGTGTGTGATCACGGCGAAATCTCGGGCGTGGCGTGACTCCAAATCTACGACATGTGTGGCTAAAATCGACGGCCGCACTTGACGCAACGGGAGTTACACCAGTGTAATTAGATAGTGCACCGTCAGGGAGAGAGAAATTGTCTCGCGACGGCTTTTTCTTGGAAGGCCGTCGACGTCGCTCTTATGGGTCATATTAGGTATCAAGTTCGTAACGGCGGAAGGTTAGTAAACCATGGGAAACGTGGATCGAAGCTTCAACGAGGCCGCAGCGACGGCGCCTACGCCACCTTATAGCGGGGGCCGAAGCGTTCCGGCGGACTGGTTTGTCGATCCGGCCGAGACAAGCCGGGCACAGGAATCCGACGGTTCGCAGGGCTTGACTCCCGCAGAGGAGACTGCCGCATTCCTGTTGGCGCACGACGCAGCCAGCGATCTGGTCGCTGACCCGACTCCCTCGTGGGCACCGAGCTTCGATGCCATGCCCGACGGCAAGAGCCCGGCCCAGGCCATCTGGATCGGCTTGGGTGCCGAGGACGAAGAAGGCGAACTGGGCTGGCAGTCCGAGGCACTGTGTGCACAGACCGACCCCGAGGCATTCTTCCCCGAAAAGGGAGGATCGACCAGGGATGCCAAGCGTGTCTGCGGCGCCTGCAATGTGCGCTCCGAATGCCTTGAATATGCACTGACCAACGACGAACGGTTCGGAATTTGGGGCGGACTGTCCGAGCGTGAACGTCGTCGCTTGCGGAAACGAGCAGTCTAATTCTCCCTACGATCCACGTCACCGCCATTGTGGCTGCCCACAATGGCGCAGCTTTTCTCCCCCGGACCCTGGCCGCCCTGCGCGATCAAACACGACTGATTGACCGCTTCGTCGGCGTCGACGCGTCGTCCACCGACGGTTCCGCCGACCTCCTGCGCCGGCAACTGCCCTCCGACGCCACCTTGCTTCAGGTCCCGGAGCACAGCTTCGGGCACTCGGTGATGGAAGCCGTGCAATCCCTCGGTGAGCCGCGCAAGGGGCGCACCGAATGGCTCTGGCTGATCCACGACGACTCGGTGCCCGAACTCAATGCCCTGGAAAAGCTCCTCACCGTGGTCGAGGCCACCGAGTCGGTCACCATCGCCGGGTGCAAGCAGCTTGATCTTGACTCCCCTCGCCGCCTGTTGGATGTGGGCCTGGGCATGAACAAGCATGCCGAGCGGCTGACGCTCATCGAGATCGACGAGGTTGACCAGGGCCAGTACGACGCCCGCACCGACTCCTTTGCCGTGACCAGTGCCGGAATGCTCATCCGCCGTGACGTCTTCGAGGCCCTGGGCGGTTTCGACCCGGCGCTGCCGGGACTGGGCGACGACATGGACCTGTGCTGGCGCAACCGCCTCATGGGCAACCGCGTGGTCATCGTGCCCGCAGCCAAGATCCACCACAAGGCAGCCGTGGTCCGCGCCCTGGCAGGACCGGCCGAAACCCGCCGCGCCGAGGTGTTCATGCGGCTCAAGCACGCCCCGGCCTGGGCCATCCCCTTCCTGGTCATCGGAGCGGTGCTGGGCGGGATCTACCGCTTCCTGCTCTCGCTGCTGGCCAAGGACCCGGGGTACGCCTTCGGCCAGTTGGGTGCCACCTTCAGGGCCGTCGGAACGCCGGTCAAGCTCTCCAGGTCCCGCTCCTCGGCCGCCGCCACCCGGCGTGTCCCACGCAAGTCCATCGCCCGGCTGCTCACCGATCAGGACCTGGTGCGCGAACACCGCAAGCACATGCTCGACTCCCTCGATGGCGAAAGCGTCTACGGGGACGGGACCGGCGCCACCGCCGCCCAGGTCCCCAGCGGGGACGCCCGCAACGACTTTGCGGCGCTGGCCGCACCCAACCGCACCTCTTCCTTCGTCAGTGCCATCATCGCCGTGATCGTCACCCTGGCCACCTCGCTGGTGGGTTTGCGCGCCCTGATCGGCGCCGAAGCAGTGGCCGGCGGGGCAATGCTCCCGCTCTCCACCAAGGCCTCCGAGATCTTCGCCAACGCCACCTCCTGGTGGGCCGACCTCGGGGCCGGCAGCCCCGCCGGCGGGGACCCCATCGACTACGTGTACTGGCTGGCCGCCCTGGCCGGCGGCGGAAACGCCAACGCCGCGGCCGTGGTGCTGACCCTGCTCGCCATGCCGCTGGCGGCGCTGGCCGCCTGGCTGGGCCTGGCCGCGGTCACCCGTTCCCGGGCCGCGCGCATGGTCGGCGCCCTGCTCTGGGGCCTGGCCCCGGCGATGCAGGTTTCGCTGGCTTCCGGCCGCGCCGGCAGCGTGCTGGTCCACGTCCTGGCACCGCTGTTCCTGCTGGCGCTGCTGCGCTCGGTCGGAGCCGCCATTGACTTCCGCACTGGCCGCGGAAACCGTCCGCTGCCCGCCTCGCGCCCGGGCACCGGAATGGTTCCCTCCTGGACCGCCGCCGCGGCGGCCGCCCTGCTGCTGGTGGGCATCGCCGCAGGTTCCCCCGCCGTGGGTCTTGCCCTGGTCGTGCTCATCGTCCTCGCCGCCATCGGGCTCCGCTCCCGTGCCCGGACCCTGTGGTGGGTGCCGCTTCCGGCACTGGTCTTCCACCTGCCGCTGGTCATCGCCGCGCTGGGCAACCCGCGCGTGCTGCTCACCGATCCCGGACTGCCCCTGCCCTTCGCCCCGGCACCGCTGTGGGCCCAGGGCCTGGGTTTCCCCACGGCCTTTGACCCGCTGGGAACCCCTGCCGGATTCGGCTTCCTGCCCGCCGGGCCCTGGGCACTGGTGCTGGCGCTGCTGGTCGGCGCCCCACTGCTCGCCTTCGCGCTCACCGGGCTCTTCGCCGGGGGCCGCAACAACTCCGCCTCGCTGGCCCGTAGCCTGTGGCTCGGCGGCGTGCTGATGCTTGCCGCCGGGTACGGCGCCTCGCTGGTGCCCGCCGCCGTGGCCGGGAACACCTTCGTCGCCGCCTTCAACGGGCCCTTTGTCTCCTTCTTCGCCCTGGCGCTGGTCTTTGCCGCGGGACTGGGGATCTCCGAGCTCCGGGCCGAGCGCCGCCAGGACGCACCGCCGGCCACCGGTGCGCGCACCGCTGC contains:
- a CDS encoding TIGR03089 family protein, translated to MTIDTNSLSPVESLLAPMRHSTHPYLTWYSQGGERVELSGRVFDNWVAKSANLLHEEFDLAPGSIVATDMPGHWKSAALALACWHLGAEVRCVAPGTDPGDVDIFITADTETLAVNGSVEVIAVPLPALAMAFDGPLPVGATDYASEVRAYADSFNPSPIDTSATALQGPAGSMAYTQLFAELPETGASGTTLLSTAWPLERLLPVLVSLWSAGNPVVLVEDGVKISDSLLGGERVVTRLDRES
- the purE gene encoding 5-(carboxyamino)imidazole ribonucleotide mutase; translation: MGSDSDWPVMKLAAEALREFGIPFEADVVSAHRMPEDMIAYGKEAHTRGIRVIIAGAGGAAHLPGMLASVTPLPVIGVPVPLKTLDGMDSLLSIVQMPAGVPVATVSIGGARNAGLLAVRMLATGTDELAAALQEKLIDFAAELRQVAADKGAALRAAVASEAPGA
- a CDS encoding LCP family protein, whose product is MTSTRRSSHDPDLLPDPVSAPAPVRSKRALFLLLLTTFFPGSAQWVSGNRALGGFVMRVTITCWALLLVVLALALLKRDWLLGFFAQAWVQLGSSLLLVVLAAGWLLMFLNTLAIIRPRYLAPGARIGLTATLLVVALAITGSLGYGAFVMNKGRETISSVFTAGPAFKPVDGRYNIAVFGADSAGNREGVRTDSMSLLSVDAKTGKSLLISIPRNMQNAQFSKDSPMRKIYPEGYNCGDECLFNAIYRDATDNHADLYPDAANPGAEATMDAIEGSTGLKVQSYVMIDMAGFAGFINAMGGVKVDSGGWVPYNGKSWPNSSVNTHWFAPGEQTLTGKQALWFARSRDFTSDYHRIARQQCLQQAMISQFSPKTMLTRFTSIMDAGEQLVETDIPQQQLGSFLNLADKARQTPFKRLTLGAPDFGSAGDKFSTYPKFDEIHSRIDELIAAQNESPAKKSAEATKESAKEKESSAPAKSTKDSGTERNSEPGKINTAPSDAPTAQPDGSELTERYLVTLEQIGRTDLLAKIAANNNECSVP
- a CDS encoding GtrA family protein, coding for MLKEIWRKLLGLASMMWREVAKFGVVGGVAFIIDSGIYLWMLEGPMDDSEVKAKIIAGVVATMFSWVANRFWTFRHRRQANVVRELVMFLIMNAIGLGIAAACVFITKYWIGLTDTTSLFIAGSVVGLVLGTIFRFFAYRFWVFGEEMDAEEEFAHDRELLHVGLEPADAERGASAPPRAPGTPDGVV
- the manA gene encoding mannose-6-phosphate isomerase, class I, producing the protein MYRLTNTIRDYAWGSTGAISGLLGTDPSGKPEAEMWLGAHPSAPSLASDGQPGGVDTGLDRLIAADPQGLLGPEVAGAYGRLPFLMKLLAAGKPLSIQVHPSAEQAAAGYAAENAAGLASDAPRRNYRDGSHKPEMIYALTDFAALSGFRSPAETAGLFGTLGAALEAEPAETCAKIVSLLSNPDESEALRSSCEYLLGGSPELGRLGAAALRAVEANPALAEHPSLAELPRINEHYPEDIGVLVSLLLNLVVLEPGQAIYLGAGNVHAYLRGLGVEVMANSDNVLRGGLTPKHIDVPELLRVSSFEALGVPHLEATETMYGQQVFTPPFAEFQLQHIELAAVSDAADMGGGDVPVAANGPVIVLCIEGEVLIDTPRGDELLRRGDSLFIGANEAPAMARRSANAAGRAFAVTPQPLS
- a CDS encoding 5-(carboxyamino)imidazole ribonucleotide synthase, producing the protein MMAPEALNLGFELRILAEGPDVSAARSVASAPVGDYTDLATLREFARGVDVLTFDHEHVPNEHLQALIAEGVNVQPRPAALIHAQDKLVMREAIAALGLPNPEWAAVETVDELVAFGQKIGWPIVLKTPRGGYDGKGVRMIETEEDARAAADWFGNGALLAEDKVAFTRELSALVARNPGGEAKAWPVVHTIQVDGVCDEVIAPAPGLDPAVEAAAEQAALRIAEAFGVTGVMAAELFETPGSGAGFVINELAMRPHNTGHWTMNGSITSQFEQHLRAVLDLPLGATDALAETTVMKNYLGGANQDLFTAFQAALAAEPRVKVHAYGKSVRPGRKIGHVNVVSEPGESVDSLRARANTVASLIRDGVPSPAPASTTEGQTS
- a CDS encoding WhiB family transcriptional regulator; this encodes MGNVDRSFNEAAATAPTPPYSGGRSVPADWFVDPAETSRAQESDGSQGLTPAEETAAFLLAHDAASDLVADPTPSWAPSFDAMPDGKSPAQAIWIGLGAEDEEGELGWQSEALCAQTDPEAFFPEKGGSTRDAKRVCGACNVRSECLEYALTNDERFGIWGGLSERERRRLRKRAV
- a CDS encoding glycosyltransferase; its protein translation is MAAHNGAAFLPRTLAALRDQTRLIDRFVGVDASSTDGSADLLRRQLPSDATLLQVPEHSFGHSVMEAVQSLGEPRKGRTEWLWLIHDDSVPELNALEKLLTVVEATESVTIAGCKQLDLDSPRRLLDVGLGMNKHAERLTLIEIDEVDQGQYDARTDSFAVTSAGMLIRRDVFEALGGFDPALPGLGDDMDLCWRNRLMGNRVVIVPAAKIHHKAAVVRALAGPAETRRAEVFMRLKHAPAWAIPFLVIGAVLGGIYRFLLSLLAKDPGYAFGQLGATFRAVGTPVKLSRSRSSAAATRRVPRKSIARLLTDQDLVREHRKHMLDSLDGESVYGDGTGATAAQVPSGDARNDFAALAAPNRTSSFVSAIIAVIVTLATSLVGLRALIGAEAVAGGAMLPLSTKASEIFANATSWWADLGAGSPAGGDPIDYVYWLAALAGGGNANAAAVVLTLLAMPLAALAAWLGLAAVTRSRAARMVGALLWGLAPAMQVSLASGRAGSVLVHVLAPLFLLALLRSVGAAIDFRTGRGNRPLPASRPGTGMVPSWTAAAAAALLLVGIAAGSPAVGLALVVLIVLAAIGLRSRARTLWWVPLPALVFHLPLVIAALGNPRVLLTDPGLPLPFAPAPLWAQGLGFPTAFDPLGTPAGFGFLPAGPWALVLALLVGAPLLAFALTGLFAGGRNNSASLARSLWLGGVLMLAAGYGASLVPAAVAGNTFVAAFNGPFVSFFALALVFAAGLGISELRAERRQDAPPATGARTAATGTLAWASALLGISVLVAGGNWIVAQLPAPAGVATGTDLGTTSALQAVSARTLPATAADRGLGPYEDRTLVLAQNGGGAVSAALMNGAGTTADALSQPAAANRLIGNVPAPALRESDDADRFIEQTVATLVSDSALDPRAELASLGAGFVVLQDSRATTSALVARLDAVPGLVPVGQTEAGWLWRVEPLERIPGVDNATDSTARVRIVAGDKTVALLPSHRGEVTAATVEPGEAGRVLAMAERADAGWSATLDGVELKRLAVGAEAGGAADATGTGVENAQWAQGFELGAAGGTLEVHYLSPYKLPVAMAQLVVLLLTLLLVIPIPRSRRFAARRLDEYRTRGNAESIDELDRGHHGAHAKETK